Part of the Desulfolutivibrio sulfoxidireducens genome is shown below.
ACCGTGCCCGGGATGGCCTCCAGGCGCTTTTTGGCGCCGGGCCGGGGCAGGGAGCGGATGAGCCCGGCGGTGTAGGGATGCAGGGGTTTTTCAAAAAGGGAGGGCACGTCGGCGTATTCGGCCACCTGCCCGGAATACATGACCGCGGCGTTGTCGCAGGTCTCGGCCACCACCCCCAGGTTGTGGGTGATCAGCGCGATGGCCGTGCCCTTGGCCGCCGCCAGATCGAGCATCAGGTCCAGGATCTGCTTCTGGATGGTCACGTCCAGGGCCGTGGTGGGCTCGTCGGCGATGAGCAGGTCCGGGGAGAGGCACAGGGCCATGGCGATCATCACCCGCTGGCGCATGCCGCCGGAAAGCTCGTGGGGATAGCTGGACAACCGGCCCGCCGCGTCGGCGATGCCCACCAGGGAGAGCATCTCCCGGGCCGCCTCCAGGGCCTGACGCCTCGATTTTCCCCTGTGCAGGCGGATGGCCTCGGCGATCTGCTCCCCGATGCGCAGGACGGGATTGAGTGAAGTCATGGGCTCCTGGAAAATCATGGAGATGCGGTTGCCGCGCACGGCGCGCATCCTGTCCGGGGAAAGGCCGAGCAGGTCCTGGCCGTCAAAGATCACCCGGCCCGAGTCGATGCGCCCCGGCGGCGTCACCAATCCCAGAATGGACAGCCCCAGGACCGTCTTGCCGCAGCCGGACTCGCCGACCACGGCCAGGGTCTCGCCCCGCGCCAGGGCCAGGCTCACGCCGTCCACGGCCACGGCCTGGCCTTCGGCGGTATGGAAGGCGGTGCGCAGGTTGTTCACGGAAAGGAGGGTGTCGGGCATGCGTATGACCTTTACGGGGATCGCGTCTGTCCGTGAAGGGTACGTGTTTTGGGGCCGGGTTTCAAGGGCGCATCGCCCGCCCCCGCGACCAGCCGCGTCTCCCCATCCCGGGGAGAATCCCGGGCCCGGTGATTCTGTTCGCGAAAGGACATGCCAAATTGAAGGGGAACAGGCGACACATGCGGCGCGGCGGTCATCGAACGCCTGCGGGACATCGCCCCGGACATGGACCGCCGGAGGTTGTGGAAGTCATGATCCAGGCGGCCGAAGAAGCCGGATTTCCGGCGGCCCTCGACGCGCTTTTCACCGCCGAGCGCGTCATTGCCGAACCAGGCGCCCAGTGGATGGCCTAGCCGCTTTCAAACACCCTGGCGGCGCGCGAAGGAGGGGACGGGGCGGGAGGCAACACGTGCATATCAAAACGTGAAACGCGTTTCATTTTCTAACAGCCTTAAAACCCGGCCTAGCCCCGGCCCCACCGCTCGGCATATTTGGAGAGAAGCAACACCGCCAAAACAAAGGGGATCACCAGCAGGCATTTGGTCAAGAACATACGCGTCTCCTTTTCTTCTCGACCAAGCAAAACCGATGCCGTTTTCCCCTGATCTCGGATCGTCGCCGCGCGGCGCGGACGTTTCCCTCCAGTCCGGGCCTGGCGACGCCCGGCCGAAAAAAAAGCCTGGCGAGCCCGTCGGCCGCATGCGGCCCCACAGGCCGCGTCTTTCCTCGGCCGCGGCGCGGCGCGGCGGGGAATCCCAAAAAATGCCGCTTCCCGGCGGGGCGCGGGGCGTTTGACGATCTTGACCCGCCAGGGACTTTCTTTTACCTATGCATACCGCTTCATGCGGTTTTTTATCTTTTCAACGGCGCGGCATCCACCCACCAATCGGCGCGACAACCCCGCGGTTCCCCGGCTTCGGGGGCACGCCAGGAACGTTATTATGGAAAACATACCCATCTCCGTCCAAGGCTACAGGAAGCTCGAAAGCGAACTGGAACGGCTCAAACGCGAACGCCCCGAGGTCATCCAGGCCATCAAGGAGGCCAGGGAGGAAGGCGACCTCAGCGAAAACGCGGGGTACGACGCGGCCCGGGAACGCCAGGGACTGCTCGAGGCGCGCATCAACTATATCGAATCACGCATGGCCCGGGCCAACGTCATCGACCTGGACACCCTCAGCGGCACCCGGATCATCTACGGAGCCACAGTGGAACTCGAGGACATGGATACCGGGGACATGAAAAAATACACCCTGCTCGGGCCCGACGAGGCCGATCCGATCAAGGGCAGCATCTCCATCCTTTCGCCCGTGGGCCAGGCCCTGCTCGGCAAGGAGGAGGGGGACGACATCGTGGTGGACGCGCCGCGCGGCAAGATCAACTACGAGATCATCGCCGTGGATTTCCTGGGCTCGGCCGGACTGCGTCTCTAAAAGGGACACCGCGCCGACGTTTCGTTTCGGACCTTCGGAAGGCGTCTTGCGAAAAAGACGCCTTCCTTTCTTTTCATGCCGCGCCGAGCCTCCGGCCCAGGCGCCTGCCAAGAGCCTGGGCCAGGGACTGCGAATCCACGGGCTTTGCCAGATGATCGTCGAATCCCGAGGCCAGAAAACGCTCCCGCTCCTCGGCCATGGCATAGGCCGTCAGGGCCACCAGGGGGAGCCGGGGCAGGCCCAGGCGTTTCTCGCGCTCCCGAATGGCCCTGGCCGCCTCCACCCCGTCCATTTCCGGCATCTGGATATCCATGAGCACCGCGTCCACCCCGCCCCGCTCCAGGATGCGCAGGCATTCCCGGCCGTTTTCGGCCTCGATGACCGTAAGTCCCATCTTGCGCAACAGCCCGCGCGCGGCGAAGCGGTTGATGGCGTCGTCCTCGACCAGAAGGATTCGCGCCCCCGAGGCGAATGTCCCCCCCTGGGGAGGCGCGTCCGGGGGCGGGTGGGATGCGGCCTCTTGCGGCGACGGCACGGCCAGGGGCAGGGCGAAGGAGACCGTGGTTCCCTGGCCCGGCCGGCTCTCCACCAGAAGCGACCCGTCCATGAGCTCCACCAGCCGCTTGACGATGGCCAACCCCAGGCCGGCCCCTTGGTATTCGCGGGTGTAGGTGCCCTCCACCTGGGTGAAGGACTCGAAAATGGAGTCGATCTTGGCCTCGGCGATGCCGATGCCCGTATCCGACACGCACACCACCAGGGTGACTCTTTCCGGCTCCACCCGAGGCACGGCCCAGGCATCGAGCCGCACCTCCCCGGCCGGGGTGAACTTGATGGCGTTTCCCAACAGATTAACGAGGATCTGACGGATGCGCACCTCGTCGCCGATCAGGCGCCCGGGGACCGAGGCGTCGATTTCCCAGACCAGGGACAATCCCCTGTCCCGCCAGGCCGACGCCAAAACGTCCACCACATTTTTCACCGCCATGGCCACGTCAAAGGGTTCCTGAGCCAGGGTCAGCTTCCCCGACTCCACCCGGGCCAGATCCAGGATGTCGGATAAAAGCCCGGTCAGACGCCTGCCCGCGCGCAAGGCGGCTTCCACATACTCCATCTGCTCGCCGCCAAGGGGCATGCCGTGCAGAAGCTGCAACATCCCCAGAAGTCCATTGAGCGGGGTCCTGATCTCATGGCTCATGTTGGCCAGAAACTCCGATTTGGACCTGTTGGCCGCCTCGGCGGCGGTCTTGGCCGCCAGGAGGTTGTCCTCGGCGGCCTTGCGCTCGGTGATGAACCGGGCCTGCTGCACGTTTTGCACGGCCATCTTGGAAAGCTGCCCGGCGATCACGTAAAGGGCCTGGCAGATGGCCTCGAAACGCGCCCGGGGCATGCGCGGCGCCTCGGCCAGGGCCTGGCGGAAGGCTTCCTCGTCAGCCCCGATCTCCCGGGCGTAGGCCATCATGCCCGCCATGTCCGCCGATTCGTCCAGAACCTGTCCCACCAGCCAGTTGGCCACCACCCGATCCCCCACCCGGATGCACGTCCCCCCGTCCAGAAGCCCTCCCGAGAGACATGGCCGCACGCAGGGGCCATTCTGGGCCATGGCCCCCAAAAGGGCGTCCGACCGCTTGCAGTTGGCGCGCCCCTTTGGCGTGCCCCGGATGATCTTTTCGCACAGGCGGCAGAAGTTGCTCGGCCGGGTCAGGGGCGTGCCGTCCGCATCGGTGATCATCGAGGCCACCCCGGCCGCCTGGGAAAAGGCGTCCTGGAGCCGCTGCACCTCGGCCAGGTCGAAAATATCCGCCAGACGCAGGCTGGAGGTATCGCCCATGGGCTGGGTCAGGGCCAGAAGCTTGGTCTCCAGGCCGGCGTTGATGGCCCTGACATTCTCCTGGGCCTGCCGCTTCTCCGTGATGTCGGAGACGAAGAGCAGGTACCGATCCTGGCCGATGAAAACGCCGCTGAAGAAAAACCACCGGCGTGGCCCGGTCAACGTCTCGATCTCGATGTCCCCCTCGGCGTGGCCCTCCTCCCGCAGGACGGCCAAATGCTTCATGACCATGGACCTGGACCGGGGGGCCAGCCTGTCCGGAAACGACGTTCCCAGAATTTCCCGGGCATCCCTGCCGGCCAAGAGGCAGGCCGCCGGATTCGCCTCCAGGTATCGGCCGTCCCTGTCGAGGACGATCACCCCCATGGGCGCGTTGTCCACATAGCCCTGATATTTGGCCTCGCTGGCCCGCAGGGCCCGTTCCGCCCGACGCGAACGCCTGACCTGTTCCCATAGGACCACGATAAGCACGGTTTGCAGGGCCAGAAGCGCCATGCCGCCCACGATCCATCCCCTGTACCGGGCATACACCGAGGCCGGCCGGTTGATCACCGTACTTCCGGGAGGAAGCCGGTCCTCGTCGATCCCGAAACGATCCATCTGTTCGTAATCGAAAAGCGTCCGGGGTCGGCTTTCCCGGACCGGAACGGTCGCCGGGTCCTCGCCGGCGAGCACGCGAAGCGCCATCTCCCCGGCCTGGACGCCGTCGGCGCGGCCGGAAATCAGGCTGCCGCCCACGCTGCCGTGACCGAAACGGGTTTCCTGGACCGCGAAAACCGGCACAGGGCTGGCGACGGAGAGAAGATGCGTGCTTTCATCCCGGGGATATACCGCCCCGGCGGCATCCGTGGCGTAGCTGAGAAGCAGGATCACCGTGTCAGCGGGCAGTTGCGCGACCAGCGTCAGCAACTGCCCCATGGGGACCTCCGGGGCATAGTCCGCCCGCAGTCTGTCCGCGAAGACCGGCATGGCCCGCTTCACCTCCATGCGCGAGGCCAGACCGCTTTGGGTGTGATCCGAAACCACATAGATCCCCTTTGTAGAGGGCAACAGCCGCAGGATCAGGTTCAGGGTGCCCACCGCGTCCAAGGCCTCGAACACTCCAGTATACCCCATCTGAACCGCCCGGGTCACCAGGGAAGGATCATTGATTCCGGAAAACACCACGCGTGCGCCGGGAAAAACCGGGGGATCGGCGTCAACCAGCATCGTGAGAGCCGGATCGTCCAAGGCGATGACCACGTCCACCGGCTGATCGCGGTATTTCTCGGCCAGAAAGCGCTGTTGCCGGGCCAGATCGGTCTGGTCCGGAAAACGCTTGGCATCAAGGCGTTCGATGGAGGGCACGAGCTTTGGGTGGACCGTGCGCAGGGCCTCCTGGACCCCCAGGACCTCGTCGTCGGACCAGGCGTCTCCCTGGTGGTAGGAATCCAGGATGACCACCCGGGGAAAGGATTCGGCTGGGGAAAAATCCGGAAAAAGAAGCGACAAGACCATGGCCACGATCAAAAGTGGCATCCGGCCGTTGCTTGGTCTCCAAACGGCTGCCCAAAACGGCGCCGGTATCGGCATGGGTGGTTCGCCCTTGTCCGGTATGGCGGGAATGCTTAAGCCGGGGAAGCATCCCGGGATGACTCCATGATAGTACCAA
Proteins encoded:
- the greA gene encoding transcription elongation factor GreA, translated to MENIPISVQGYRKLESELERLKRERPEVIQAIKEAREEGDLSENAGYDAARERQGLLEARINYIESRMARANVIDLDTLSGTRIIYGATVELEDMDTGDMKKYTLLGPDEADPIKGSISILSPVGQALLGKEEGDDIVVDAPRGKINYEIIAVDFLGSAGLRL
- a CDS encoding ABC transporter ATP-binding protein, translated to MPDTLLSVNNLRTAFHTAEGQAVAVDGVSLALARGETLAVVGESGCGKTVLGLSILGLVTPPGRIDSGRVIFDGQDLLGLSPDRMRAVRGNRISMIFQEPMTSLNPVLRIGEQIAEAIRLHRGKSRRQALEAAREMLSLVGIADAAGRLSSYPHELSGGMRQRVMIAMALCLSPDLLIADEPTTALDVTIQKQILDLMLDLAAAKGTAIALITHNLGVVAETCDNAAVMYSGQVAEYADVPSLFEKPLHPYTAGLIRSLPRPGAKKRLEAIPGTVPSLTRLPAGCRFHPRCPEVFDRCRAQAPPFFRMASGRGARCWLLADAAVGSEA
- a CDS encoding PocR ligand-binding domain-containing protein, whose product is MPLLIVAMVLSLLFPDFSPAESFPRVVILDSYHQGDAWSDDEVLGVQEALRTVHPKLVPSIERLDAKRFPDQTDLARQQRFLAEKYRDQPVDVVIALDDPALTMLVDADPPVFPGARVVFSGINDPSLVTRAVQMGYTGVFEALDAVGTLNLILRLLPSTKGIYVVSDHTQSGLASRMEVKRAMPVFADRLRADYAPEVPMGQLLTLVAQLPADTVILLLSYATDAAGAVYPRDESTHLLSVASPVPVFAVQETRFGHGSVGGSLISGRADGVQAGEMALRVLAGEDPATVPVRESRPRTLFDYEQMDRFGIDEDRLPPGSTVINRPASVYARYRGWIVGGMALLALQTVLIVVLWEQVRRSRRAERALRASEAKYQGYVDNAPMGVIVLDRDGRYLEANPAACLLAGRDAREILGTSFPDRLAPRSRSMVMKHLAVLREEGHAEGDIEIETLTGPRRWFFFSGVFIGQDRYLLFVSDITEKRQAQENVRAINAGLETKLLALTQPMGDTSSLRLADIFDLAEVQRLQDAFSQAAGVASMITDADGTPLTRPSNFCRLCEKIIRGTPKGRANCKRSDALLGAMAQNGPCVRPCLSGGLLDGGTCIRVGDRVVANWLVGQVLDESADMAGMMAYAREIGADEEAFRQALAEAPRMPRARFEAICQALYVIAGQLSKMAVQNVQQARFITERKAAEDNLLAAKTAAEAANRSKSEFLANMSHEIRTPLNGLLGMLQLLHGMPLGGEQMEYVEAALRAGRRLTGLLSDILDLARVESGKLTLAQEPFDVAMAVKNVVDVLASAWRDRGLSLVWEIDASVPGRLIGDEVRIRQILVNLLGNAIKFTPAGEVRLDAWAVPRVEPERVTLVVCVSDTGIGIAEAKIDSIFESFTQVEGTYTREYQGAGLGLAIVKRLVELMDGSLLVESRPGQGTTVSFALPLAVPSPQEAASHPPPDAPPQGGTFASGARILLVEDDAINRFAARGLLRKMGLTVIEAENGRECLRILERGGVDAVLMDIQMPEMDGVEAARAIREREKRLGLPRLPLVALTAYAMAEERERFLASGFDDHLAKPVDSQSLAQALGRRLGRRLGAA